In the genome of Neofelis nebulosa isolate mNeoNeb1 chromosome 8, mNeoNeb1.pri, whole genome shotgun sequence, one region contains:
- the ASB8 gene encoding ankyrin repeat and SOCS box protein 8 isoform X1 has translation MSSSMWYIMQSIQSKYSLSERLIRTIAAIRSFPHDNVEDLIRGGADVNCTHGTLKPLHCACMVSDADCVELLLEKGAEVNALDGYNRTALHYAAEKDEACVEVLLEYGANPNALDGNRDTPLHWAAFKNNAECVRALLESGASVNALDYNNDTPLSWAAMKGNLESVSILLDYGAEVRVINLKGQTPISRLVALLVRGLGTEKEDSCFELLHRAVGHFELRKNGTMPREVARDQQLCEKLTVLCSAPGTLKTLSRYAVRRSLGLQYLPDAVKGLPLPASLKEYLLLVE, from the exons ATGAGTTCCAGTATGTGGTATATTATGCAGAGCATTCAGAGCAAATACTCTCTCTCAGAGCGCTTAATCCGAACAATCGCTGCCATTCGTTCCTTCCCACATGATAATGTAGAGGACCTCATCAGAGGG GGAGCAGATGTGAACTGTACCCATGGCACACTGAAGCCACTGCACTGCGCCTGCATGGTGTCAGATGCTGACTGTGTGGAGTTACTCCTGGAAAAAGGAGCTGAG GTGAATGCCCTGGATGGTTACAACCGAACAGCCCTCCACTATGCAGCTGAGAAAGACGAGGCTTGTGTGGAGGTCCTCTTGGAGTATGGCGCAAACCCCAACGCACTGGATGGCAACCGAGATACCCCACTTCACTGGGCAGCCTTTAAGAACAATGCTGAGTGTGTGCGGGCCCTCCTGGAGAGTGGGGCTTCTGTCAATGCCCTGGATTATAACAACGATACCCCGCTCAGCTGGGCTGCCATGAAGGGAAATCTGGAGAGCGTCAGCATCCTTCTTGATTACGGAGCGGAAGTCAGAGTCATCAACCTAAAAGGCCAGACGCCCATCTCCCGCCTGGTGGCTCTATTAGTCAGGGGACttggaacagagaaagaagactCTTGCTTTGAGCTTCTCCACAGAGCTGTTGGACACTTTGAATTAAGGAAGAATGGCACCATGCCACGGGAGGTGGCCAGAGACCAGCAGCTGTGTGAAAAACTGACTGTTCTGTGCTCAGCCCCGGGAACTCTAAAAACACTGTCTCGCTATGCTGTGCGCCGGAGTTTGGGCCTCCAGTATCTGCCAGATGCAGTGAAGGGCCTTCCACTGCCAGCCTCTCTGAAGGAATACCTCTTACTTGTGGAATAG
- the ASB8 gene encoding ankyrin repeat and SOCS box protein 8 isoform X2, which translates to MSSSMWYIMQSIQSKYSLSERLIRTIAAIRSFPHDNVEDLIRGVNALDGYNRTALHYAAEKDEACVEVLLEYGANPNALDGNRDTPLHWAAFKNNAECVRALLESGASVNALDYNNDTPLSWAAMKGNLESVSILLDYGAEVRVINLKGQTPISRLVALLVRGLGTEKEDSCFELLHRAVGHFELRKNGTMPREVARDQQLCEKLTVLCSAPGTLKTLSRYAVRRSLGLQYLPDAVKGLPLPASLKEYLLLVE; encoded by the exons ATGAGTTCCAGTATGTGGTATATTATGCAGAGCATTCAGAGCAAATACTCTCTCTCAGAGCGCTTAATCCGAACAATCGCTGCCATTCGTTCCTTCCCACATGATAATGTAGAGGACCTCATCAGAGGG GTGAATGCCCTGGATGGTTACAACCGAACAGCCCTCCACTATGCAGCTGAGAAAGACGAGGCTTGTGTGGAGGTCCTCTTGGAGTATGGCGCAAACCCCAACGCACTGGATGGCAACCGAGATACCCCACTTCACTGGGCAGCCTTTAAGAACAATGCTGAGTGTGTGCGGGCCCTCCTGGAGAGTGGGGCTTCTGTCAATGCCCTGGATTATAACAACGATACCCCGCTCAGCTGGGCTGCCATGAAGGGAAATCTGGAGAGCGTCAGCATCCTTCTTGATTACGGAGCGGAAGTCAGAGTCATCAACCTAAAAGGCCAGACGCCCATCTCCCGCCTGGTGGCTCTATTAGTCAGGGGACttggaacagagaaagaagactCTTGCTTTGAGCTTCTCCACAGAGCTGTTGGACACTTTGAATTAAGGAAGAATGGCACCATGCCACGGGAGGTGGCCAGAGACCAGCAGCTGTGTGAAAAACTGACTGTTCTGTGCTCAGCCCCGGGAACTCTAAAAACACTGTCTCGCTATGCTGTGCGCCGGAGTTTGGGCCTCCAGTATCTGCCAGATGCAGTGAAGGGCCTTCCACTGCCAGCCTCTCTGAAGGAATACCTCTTACTTGTGGAATAG
- the ASB8 gene encoding ankyrin repeat and SOCS box protein 8 isoform X3, with protein sequence MVSDADCVELLLEKGAEVNALDGYNRTALHYAAEKDEACVEVLLEYGANPNALDGNRDTPLHWAAFKNNAECVRALLESGASVNALDYNNDTPLSWAAMKGNLESVSILLDYGAEVRVINLKGQTPISRLVALLVRGLGTEKEDSCFELLHRAVGHFELRKNGTMPREVARDQQLCEKLTVLCSAPGTLKTLSRYAVRRSLGLQYLPDAVKGLPLPASLKEYLLLVE encoded by the exons ATGGTGTCAGATGCTGACTGTGTGGAGTTACTCCTGGAAAAAGGAGCTGAG GTGAATGCCCTGGATGGTTACAACCGAACAGCCCTCCACTATGCAGCTGAGAAAGACGAGGCTTGTGTGGAGGTCCTCTTGGAGTATGGCGCAAACCCCAACGCACTGGATGGCAACCGAGATACCCCACTTCACTGGGCAGCCTTTAAGAACAATGCTGAGTGTGTGCGGGCCCTCCTGGAGAGTGGGGCTTCTGTCAATGCCCTGGATTATAACAACGATACCCCGCTCAGCTGGGCTGCCATGAAGGGAAATCTGGAGAGCGTCAGCATCCTTCTTGATTACGGAGCGGAAGTCAGAGTCATCAACCTAAAAGGCCAGACGCCCATCTCCCGCCTGGTGGCTCTATTAGTCAGGGGACttggaacagagaaagaagactCTTGCTTTGAGCTTCTCCACAGAGCTGTTGGACACTTTGAATTAAGGAAGAATGGCACCATGCCACGGGAGGTGGCCAGAGACCAGCAGCTGTGTGAAAAACTGACTGTTCTGTGCTCAGCCCCGGGAACTCTAAAAACACTGTCTCGCTATGCTGTGCGCCGGAGTTTGGGCCTCCAGTATCTGCCAGATGCAGTGAAGGGCCTTCCACTGCCAGCCTCTCTGAAGGAATACCTCTTACTTGTGGAATAG